The genome window GTAGAAATCGTAAAGAAAGAAATTCGAATACGTGAAGATAGTGAAGCTCTCAGATATGAAGAGATTCATAATATTGACATTAACAATTTAGACGTATATGATTTAATCTTGAATACTAATAGTTTTCAAGCTAATAGCGTCGCCGAGATAATAGCAAAAGTTACAAAGGTGATTTAATATGCCAGCAATAGAAGTAGGAAGAGTATGTATTAAAACCGCAGGCAGAGAAGCCGGCGAAAAATGTGTAGTTGTAGATATAGTTGATGAAAAATTCGTAGAAGTTGTAGGAGTTTCTGTAAAAAACCGCAGATGCAACATACAACACTTGGAACCTGTAGACCAAGTATTAGAAATTAAATCAGAAGATCCTGAAGAGATCAAAAAAGAGCTAGAAGCTCTTGAATAAATGATCTTTTTGGCGTTGATATATGTTTAGTTGAGGGATATTCTGTTTTAATTGAAGTTAATTATGATTTAGATATTTTCATAAATTAAATTTTATTCCAAAACAAATAAAAAACATAAATAGATGACTCATTTTCATGCTAAAATCAACGCCTATTAAGGTTATCTCTTAAGGTTATTCAAATGGAAAATTTTCTTATCAAGGCCGAAAGTGAAACTAATCCTGAGTATGGATGCTGGCCTGAATCTCGTCCCATAGAAGATCATTTGCGAAAAGGAATTATCAACCTGGACAAACCGTCTGGACCTACTTCTCATGAAATTGATTCATGGGTGCGCATAATTCTTAATGCTCAAAAGACTGGACATGGTGGGACTTTAGATCCTAAGGTTACGGGTATTCTACCTATTGGGATAGATAATGCCACTAGAGTAATACAATTATTACTCGCGGCTGGAAAAGAGTATGTCTGTCTAATGCGACTTCACAGGGAGATTGATGAGCCGCAAATTAGAGAGATATTTGATGAATTCCAAGGTAAAATTTTCCAAACTCCTCCCTTAAAATCTGCGGTTAAGCGAGAATTAAGGGTTAGAACTGTTTATTATGCAGATATTCTTGAAATTGATGGTCAACATGTTCTTTTTAAAATTGGATGTGAAGCTGGAACTTACATACGTAAATACTGTCACGATATTGGTGAAGCCCTAGGAATAGGTGCCCACATGGCAGAATTGAGAAGAACTAGGGCAGGATCTTTTGTTGAGGATGACACACTCACCACATTACATGATCTTACTGATGCTTATCATTACTGGAAAGAAGATAATGATGAATCTTTAATTAGAAAATGTATTTTGCCTATGGAAAAAGCAGCGGATCATCTTCCTAAGGTTATTATTCGAGATTCAGCGGTTGATGCTATTTGTCACGGAGCTAAATTAGCTTCTGGTGGTATTTTGAGTCTTAATGCAGATATAAAAAAAGGAACTACGGTAGCAATTCAAACTCTTAAAGGAGAACTCGTAGCTTCAGGAAAAAGCTTAGAGACTGCAGAGGAAATAATAGAATCTGATACAGGCATAATGATTGATGTAAAAAAGGTTTTTATGGAACCTGAAACATATCCTAAACTATGGAAATGAGTAATGAATAAAATATTAATTCTCATTGATTTATCAAGAATTTTAATTGAATTTACTCAATGTTTTCTCTAAACTCCATAAAAAATAAACTATTAATCTATTTAATACTCAAATTAATTCATTAATGAAAATGCTATTTTTCATAGCTATTTTATGAGTTAAATACCAAAAACTATAAACTATAAAAGAATGATATATTTTTTTACTAGTTATAAAACGGTTTAATGTTGTAGTAATTATAGGTTATTTAGCCCATATTCTCACAGGCCGGGATAGTCTAGCTTGGTAAGGCGCAAGACTGGAAATCTTGTGGAGATTCTCTCCGCCTGGGTTCAAATCCCAGTCCCGGCGTTTATTGGTATATAGCAAGTTTTAAAGTATTTTTAAGACTTGCCCCTATGACAATATTTTGCACGTTAAATAAATTGACACATGAATAATGAAAAAAAACAGACATTAGTTAATGTCTTGAATTTGCACTTTCCCGTTGCGAATTCGCTCTATAATTGGAGGTTAAATAAAATGGAAGACGATTTTAATCATATGGTTCGTATTGCCCGAAGAGATGTAAACGGTAATAAAACCATAGAAAATGCTTTAACTGGTATTAAAGGTGTTGGGAATGCATTATCCCGAGCAATCAGTATTGCAATGGGCTTTGACCTTGATCAAAAAATGGGATATCTTTCTGATGAAGATGTTTTAAAAATTGAGGAAGCATTAAAAGACCCTCAAAAATATGATGTCCCTGAATGGATGTTAAACCGCCGTAAAGATTACGTAACTGGTGAAACTAAACATTTAATTGAATCTGATCTTGTAATGATTCTTCGAGATGACTTAAACAGAATGAAGAAAACTCGAAGTTACAAAGGAAGAAGACACGAAGTTGGTTTACCCGTTAGAGGACAAAGGACCAAATCTACATTCAGAAAAGGTTCTTCTGTTGGTGTAAGAAGAAGGAGAGGAAGGCAATAGATCTATTTAAGATCATTGTCAAATAAAAACTATTAAGGAGATATGGTTATGGGACATCCACGAAAAGCAAGGAAAAAGTACGATACTCCTCCTCACCCATGGAATGCTGAAAGGATTAAGGAAGAAAATAAGTTGGCAACCAAATACGGCTTAAGAAATAAGAAAGAAATTTGGAAAGCCGAAACTATGGTGCGTAGATACAGAAGGGATGCTAGGTACTTACTTGGTCTTTCTACTGAACACACTGAAGGGGAAAGGGAACAGCTATTAGGACACTTAATCCGATTTGGAATGTTAGGAGAAAATGCTCACCTAGACAACGTTTTGGATCTAACTGTAGAAGATGTTCTTCGAAGAAGATTACAAACTATGGTTCACCAAAAAGGTCTATCTAGAACTGCTAAAGAGGCCAGAATCTTTGTTGTCCACGGACACATTGCCTTAAATGGTAAAAAGATTGATTCACCAAGTTATATGGTAAAAAGAGGCGAAGAAGATAATATAGGTTATTATGCTTCATCCCCAGTGGCCAAACAATTCCAAACCAAGCAAGAAAATAAACCTGCTGAGGAAAAAAATAATTAAGAGGCGTTATAATGGCTGAAAAAGAAAAATGGGGTATTGCTAATATTTACTCATCATTTAACAATACAATAATAACCATTACTGATGTTACTGGAGCCGAGACCATTACTCAATGGTCTGGTGGAAAAGTTGTAAGAGCTGACAGACAGGAATCATCTCCTTTCGCTGCTATGGAAGCTGCCACAAGAGCTGCTGACGATGCTAAAGAAAAAGGAATTGTAGGACTGCACATTAAAGTACGTGCTCCAGGTGGAAACGGTCCTAGAACTCCAGGACCTGGTGCTCAAGCTACTATACGGGCTTTAGCCAGAGCAGGAATACGAATAGGTAAAATTGAAGATGTAACTCCCATACCTCACGATGGTACCGGAAGGCCTGGAGGTAAGAGAGGAAGAAGGGTCTAATATGGAGATTGAAGTCAAAAAGAAGAATGAGAATGAACTCGTTTTCACGATCAGCGGTGCGGATTTGTCTTTTGTCAATGCTATTCGTAGAGTATGCATGATGGAAGTTCCTAAAATGGCAATTGACGACGTACACATTATTAAAAATGACTCTGCCATGTTCGACGAGGTTCTAGCCCATAGATTAGGATTGTTACCTATGGTATCTGATTCTGAATCTATTGAAGGTCTGGTATTACCTGAAGAATGTGACTGTGAGGATTACTGCTCTAAGTGCAGTGTTTCTCTGGTTCTAAAGAAAAAAGGACCTGGAGTTGTTTATTCCAAAGACTTATCTTCAGAAGACTCAAGAATAAAACCAGTTTATGATACTATACCTCTTCTGAAACTCAAAGACGATGATGAAGTTGAATTAGAAGCAACTGCCCAATTAGGGATTGGAATGGAACATGCTAAATGGGAACCAACCA of Methanobacteriales archaeon HGW-Methanobacteriales-1 contains these proteins:
- a CDS encoding RNA-guided pseudouridylation complex pseudouridine synthase subunit Cbf5 — encoded protein: MENFLIKAESETNPEYGCWPESRPIEDHLRKGIINLDKPSGPTSHEIDSWVRIILNAQKTGHGGTLDPKVTGILPIGIDNATRVIQLLLAAGKEYVCLMRLHREIDEPQIREIFDEFQGKIFQTPPLKSAVKRELRVRTVYYADILEIDGQHVLFKIGCEAGTYIRKYCHDIGEALGIGAHMAELRRTRAGSFVEDDTLTTLHDLTDAYHYWKEDNDESLIRKCILPMEKAADHLPKVIIRDSAVDAICHGAKLASGGILSLNADIKKGTTVAIQTLKGELVASGKSLETAEEIIESDTGIMIDVKKVFMEPETYPKLWK
- a CDS encoding 30S ribosomal protein S4, producing MGHPRKARKKYDTPPHPWNAERIKEENKLATKYGLRNKKEIWKAETMVRRYRRDARYLLGLSTEHTEGEREQLLGHLIRFGMLGENAHLDNVLDLTVEDVLRRRLQTMVHQKGLSRTAKEARIFVVHGHIALNGKKIDSPSYMVKRGEEDNIGYYASSPVAKQFQTKQENKPAEEKNN
- a CDS encoding 30S ribosomal protein S11 translates to MAEKEKWGIANIYSSFNNTIITITDVTGAETITQWSGGKVVRADRQESSPFAAMEAATRAADDAKEKGIVGLHIKVRAPGGNGPRTPGPGAQATIRALARAGIRIGKIEDVTPIPHDGTGRPGGKRGRRV
- a CDS encoding 50S ribosomal protein L14e; this translates as MPAIEVGRVCIKTAGREAGEKCVVVDIVDEKFVEVVGVSVKNRRCNIQHLEPVDQVLEIKSEDPEEIKKELEALE
- a CDS encoding 30S ribosomal protein S13, giving the protein MEDDFNHMVRIARRDVNGNKTIENALTGIKGVGNALSRAISIAMGFDLDQKMGYLSDEDVLKIEEALKDPQKYDVPEWMLNRRKDYVTGETKHLIESDLVMILRDDLNRMKKTRSYKGRRHEVGLPVRGQRTKSTFRKGSSVGVRRRRGRQ
- a CDS encoding DNA-directed RNA polymerase subunit D, whose protein sequence is MEIEVKKKNENELVFTISGADLSFVNAIRRVCMMEVPKMAIDDVHIIKNDSAMFDEVLAHRLGLLPMVSDSESIEGLVLPEECDCEDYCSKCSVSLVLKKKGPGVVYSKDLSSEDSRIKPVYDTIPLLKLKDDDEVELEATAQLGIGMEHAKWEPTTACAYKFYPQITIGEGCEGCQKCADVCPRGVLEFDEKAKEVKVVDLENCSMCKSCFRACEARRINIGFDDQKFIFTIETDGSTPPEEVLIKACDVLSEKADKIIDIL